Proteins encoded within one genomic window of Acinetobacter sp. WCHA55:
- the pepN gene encoding aminopeptidase N, protein MNIAANPIIEADQTVYLKDYQKPSFLVDSIHLDIQVYDEHSQVDAVLELTRQTEGDLVLLGRDLELKSVVLNGQQLSQEQYTLDAEQLVIRNAPNQIKLETSVIIHPESNTQLEGLYQAASDLFVTQNEPEGFRKITFYPDRPDVLSVFTTRVEADKKYPVLLANGNLIEAGEAGEGRHYTVWKDPTKKPAYLFACVIGDLAVLKDRYVTSEGRDVALEIYAEEKDIPKCHIAMEALKHSMRWDEEHYGRPYDLDNYMIVATSAFNMGAMENKGLNIFNTSCVLADEEYTTDAAIMRVQSVIAHEYFHNWTGNRITCRDWFQLCLKEGLTVFRDQSFSEDLQSAAVQRIDDVAVLKAHQFPEDSGPLSHPPRPDHFVEINNFYTATVYEKGAEINRMMATLLGKEKFRKGTDEYFERHDGQAVTVEDWVAALTAGSGVDLSNFLTWYNQPGTPKLEAEGHYDAAAQTYTLNFKQSLKAHPKYPNLKAVPIPVALALFDAATGEQLLLNSDSLFENAVKDGVYLFDQDQASIVFSGLSTKPVVSLLRNFSAPVNLEFNYTDEELAFLIQYETNGFNQWQATQTLLERILLNGHDAHIYIQAIKNTLPALVEQDPLLASRLFDVPSEGYLGSRIDTDYEPEKVQEQRNALIDKLARELGAFCKDMYLALDPDLQKEFSQAMGVRALKNIMLSMMARQGDESAFELAYQQYEATGNMSERLGALRVLVWNDAPQAEAALRDFYLRFKDEALSLDQWFMLQAAHPCATEETINYLTSHADYDLGVPNRIRSVSGGLNANPVNTWSFGVDHFIGLAKYLDEKNPIVGSRLLQVLSRWYTLAEPQRSEVKAKLEALKPQVKSKNVSETLSSMLSI, encoded by the coding sequence ATGAATATTGCGGCAAATCCAATTATTGAAGCAGATCAAACCGTCTATTTAAAAGACTACCAAAAACCATCTTTTTTAGTAGACAGCATTCACCTTGATATTCAAGTCTATGATGAGCATAGCCAAGTTGATGCTGTACTGGAGCTGACGCGCCAAACTGAGGGTGATTTGGTTTTACTTGGTCGTGATTTAGAGTTGAAAAGTGTAGTGCTGAATGGTCAGCAACTCAGCCAAGAGCAATATACGCTTGATGCAGAGCAGTTGGTGATTCGCAATGCACCAAATCAGATCAAGCTTGAGACATCAGTGATCATTCATCCTGAGTCAAATACACAACTTGAAGGCTTATACCAAGCCGCATCAGATTTGTTCGTAACCCAAAATGAACCTGAAGGTTTCCGTAAAATTACCTTTTATCCAGACCGTCCTGATGTTCTTTCAGTGTTTACCACACGTGTAGAAGCTGACAAAAAATATCCAGTGCTGCTTGCCAATGGTAACTTGATTGAAGCGGGCGAGGCAGGCGAAGGTCGTCACTATACCGTTTGGAAAGACCCAACCAAAAAACCAGCATATTTGTTTGCTTGTGTGATTGGTGATTTGGCTGTTTTAAAAGACCGTTATGTGACCTCTGAAGGCCGTGATGTAGCTTTAGAAATTTATGCTGAAGAAAAAGATATTCCGAAATGTCATATTGCGATGGAAGCTTTAAAGCATTCAATGCGTTGGGATGAAGAACACTATGGTCGTCCCTATGATTTAGATAATTATATGATTGTGGCGACCAGTGCTTTCAACATGGGGGCGATGGAAAACAAAGGTCTCAATATTTTTAATACCTCATGTGTTTTGGCTGATGAAGAATACACGACAGATGCCGCGATCATGCGTGTACAGTCGGTGATTGCCCATGAATACTTCCATAACTGGACAGGTAATCGAATTACTTGCCGTGATTGGTTCCAATTGTGTTTAAAAGAAGGCTTAACTGTTTTCCGTGATCAATCTTTCTCAGAAGATTTACAGTCTGCTGCGGTTCAACGTATTGACGACGTTGCGGTACTCAAAGCACATCAGTTCCCAGAAGATTCAGGACCATTGTCTCATCCACCGCGTCCAGACCATTTTGTGGAAATCAATAACTTTTATACTGCAACGGTCTATGAAAAAGGTGCGGAAATTAACCGCATGATGGCAACCTTATTAGGCAAAGAAAAATTCCGTAAAGGAACCGATGAATACTTTGAACGCCATGATGGTCAAGCTGTGACAGTTGAAGATTGGGTCGCTGCTTTGACCGCGGGTTCAGGCGTAGATTTATCCAACTTTTTAACGTGGTATAATCAACCAGGTACACCAAAGTTAGAAGCTGAAGGCCATTATGATGCGGCTGCACAAACTTATACCTTAAACTTTAAGCAAAGTTTAAAAGCACATCCTAAGTATCCGAACCTAAAAGCTGTTCCAATCCCTGTCGCTTTAGCACTGTTCGATGCTGCAACAGGTGAGCAATTGCTTTTAAACTCAGACAGTTTATTTGAAAATGCAGTCAAAGACGGTGTGTATCTTTTTGATCAAGACCAAGCCAGCATTGTGTTTAGTGGTTTAAGTACGAAACCTGTCGTGTCATTACTGCGTAATTTTTCTGCGCCCGTCAACTTAGAGTTTAACTATACCGATGAAGAGTTGGCATTCTTGATTCAATACGAAACCAATGGATTTAACCAATGGCAAGCAACGCAAACACTGCTTGAGCGTATTTTGCTCAATGGTCATGATGCGCATATTTATATTCAAGCCATTAAAAACACATTGCCTGCGCTTGTTGAGCAAGATCCACTCTTGGCATCACGTTTATTTGATGTACCAAGTGAAGGTTATTTGGGTAGTCGTATCGACACCGATTATGAACCTGAGAAAGTTCAAGAACAGCGTAATGCTCTGATTGACAAACTGGCACGTGAGTTAGGGGCGTTCTGTAAAGACATGTATTTGGCTTTAGACCCAGATTTGCAAAAAGAGTTCTCACAGGCGATGGGCGTCCGTGCACTGAAAAATATCATGCTCAGTATGATGGCTCGCCAAGGTGATGAAAGTGCTTTTGAGCTTGCGTACCAGCAATACGAAGCCACGGGCAATATGTCTGAACGGTTAGGTGCATTACGTGTCTTAGTGTGGAACGATGCTCCGCAAGCAGAAGCTGCATTACGTGATTTTTATCTACGTTTTAAAGATGAGGCTTTGTCATTAGATCAGTGGTTTATGCTACAAGCGGCACATCCTTGTGCGACAGAAGAGACGATTAATTACCTTACTTCACATGCAGACTATGATTTGGGTGTGCCAAACCGCATCCGTTCAGTGAGTGGTGGCTTAAATGCAAACCCAGTGAATACATGGAGTTTTGGTGTGGATCATTTCATTGGGCTGGCAAAGTATTTGGATGAGAAAAACCCAATTGTAGGCTCTCGTTTATTGCAAGTTTTATCACGTTGGTACACATTGGCAGAGCCACAGCGTAGCGAAGTGAAAGCAAAGCTTGAGGCTTTAAAACCACAAGTGAAATCTAAGAATGTCAGTGAAACTTTAAGCAGTATGTTAAGCATTTAA
- a CDS encoding universal stress protein: MSYKHILVAVDESPMSYAAVEQALELAKDLNSRVTLMSVIAVDPFVGVDFYKVAPAITDYFLHAEKVAQDRLAEVKLSFDRDEIEVDTKVIRGISPSEGIIHVADEVGADLILMGSHGRTGFKKMMLGSVAQNVLTQSPIPVLIVKV; this comes from the coding sequence ATGAGCTACAAACACATTTTGGTTGCCGTCGATGAATCCCCGATGTCTTATGCTGCTGTTGAACAAGCACTTGAGTTGGCCAAAGATTTAAATAGTCGTGTAACACTCATGAGCGTGATTGCAGTCGATCCATTTGTCGGAGTCGACTTTTATAAAGTAGCACCAGCCATCACTGACTATTTTCTGCATGCTGAGAAAGTCGCTCAAGACCGTTTAGCCGAAGTAAAGCTGTCATTCGACCGTGATGAAATTGAGGTAGATACCAAAGTGATCCGCGGCATCTCTCCTTCTGAAGGTATTATTCATGTGGCCGATGAAGTCGGTGCAGATTTAATTTTGATGGGCTCACATGGTCGTACAGGCTTTAAAAAGATGATGTTAGGCAGTGTGGCACAAAATGTTCTCACACAGTCTCCAATACCTGTGCTGATCGTAAAAGTTTAA
- a CDS encoding universal stress protein — protein MAYQHILVPVDGSQISFSAVKQAAEIAKVFGSQLTLISLVAEDPLKDADFYYTSPIMKDYFIQAYNNAEKALQDAVQIAQEQGVTAQSKIIKGEVSEDAVVEAAASLKNDLIVMGSHGRKGFQKFLLGSFAQDVLKSTELPVLIVKA, from the coding sequence ATGGCTTACCAACATATTTTAGTCCCTGTTGACGGTTCACAAATTTCTTTTTCTGCGGTTAAACAAGCGGCTGAAATTGCCAAAGTTTTTGGCAGTCAACTCACATTGATTAGCCTAGTTGCTGAAGACCCTCTTAAAGATGCTGATTTTTACTATACTTCTCCAATCATGAAAGACTATTTCATACAAGCCTACAACAATGCTGAGAAAGCTCTTCAGGATGCGGTTCAAATTGCACAAGAGCAAGGTGTAACAGCACAGTCTAAAATCATTAAAGGTGAAGTCTCTGAAGATGCTGTGGTCGAAGCAGCCGCATCATTAAAAAATGACTTAATTGTGATGGGTTCACATGGTCGTAAAGGCTTTCAAAAATTCCTATTAGGTAGCTTTGCTCAAGATGTACTTAAGTCTACTGAGCTCCCAGTTCTCATTGTTAAAGCTTAA
- a CDS encoding alpha/beta hydrolase — MIFQSIIKVLSTIFMIVLLSACQSVEKNTKLIAGTFNTATHIQMKMLDRFAPPDVIIHNNIPYQASPALNLDIYQPQNIEQLGTVPTVVWVHGGGWVSGSKEHARGYFKLLANQGFNVISVEYQFAPEAIYPTQLHQLNQALSFLQKHATQYHINANQLYLAGDSAGANIASHYAALLTNPAFAQASNFKPSIQPKQLKGLILHCGIYDLYRFVNTAPEELKLIEWGVYNLVQAYTGERKDDAAFLKSISNSEHITSQYPAVFISGGNKDFLTKTQSLPFVEVLKQHQVAVTEAFYPDSKEYLVHEYQFMMSKEASQITFDRTIDFIKRTSDLVINSSK, encoded by the coding sequence ATGATTTTTCAATCAATAATAAAAGTGCTTAGTACTATTTTCATGATTGTGTTATTGAGCGCATGCCAAAGTGTAGAAAAGAATACAAAACTGATTGCGGGTACATTTAATACAGCAACCCATATTCAAATGAAAATGCTGGACCGCTTTGCACCTCCCGATGTCATCATACACAATAATATTCCATATCAAGCTAGTCCTGCGCTGAATCTTGATATTTATCAACCCCAAAATATTGAACAATTAGGTACAGTGCCTACAGTAGTTTGGGTTCATGGTGGTGGATGGGTTTCTGGTTCTAAAGAACATGCACGTGGGTATTTCAAGCTTTTAGCTAACCAAGGTTTCAATGTTATTTCAGTTGAGTATCAGTTTGCCCCCGAGGCGATTTATCCAACGCAACTACATCAACTCAATCAAGCACTTAGTTTTTTACAAAAACATGCTACACAGTACCACATTAACGCAAACCAATTGTATCTTGCTGGAGATTCTGCCGGAGCCAATATTGCCAGCCATTATGCTGCGCTTTTGACGAATCCCGCATTTGCTCAAGCATCCAATTTTAAGCCGAGCATTCAGCCGAAACAGCTTAAAGGGCTAATTTTGCATTGTGGTATTTATGACTTATATCGCTTTGTGAACACTGCTCCTGAAGAGTTAAAGTTGATTGAATGGGGTGTATATAATTTGGTACAGGCTTATACAGGCGAACGTAAGGACGATGCTGCATTTCTAAAGTCGATTTCAAATAGCGAACATATTACATCACAGTATCCTGCTGTATTTATTAGCGGTGGAAATAAAGACTTTTTAACCAAAACCCAGTCTTTACCTTTTGTTGAAGTACTGAAGCAGCATCAGGTGGCAGTTACAGAAGCTTTTTACCCAGACTCTAAAGAGTATTTGGTGCATGAATATCAGTTCATGATGAGTAAAGAGGCGAGTCAGATCACCTTTGATCGAACCATTGATTTTATAAAAAGAACTTCAGATTTAGTGATAAATTCATCCAAATAA
- a CDS encoding DMT family transporter has protein sequence MNPVLMAYALLAMAIISEVIGSTFLVKSEGFTKLLPSLAVVVLFSLAFYLLSQVIKVIPLGIAYAIWAGVGIVLTAFIGYFIFKQSLDLAAMIGIALIVSGVIVINLFSNSTGH, from the coding sequence ATGAATCCTGTATTAATGGCTTATGCTTTGCTAGCGATGGCAATTATTTCTGAAGTCATTGGTTCGACCTTTTTAGTTAAGTCGGAAGGTTTTACCAAACTATTGCCTTCGCTGGCGGTAGTGGTTTTATTTTCGCTGGCATTTTATTTATTGTCACAAGTGATTAAAGTGATTCCATTGGGTATCGCTTATGCAATTTGGGCGGGTGTGGGGATTGTTTTAACTGCATTCATTGGCTACTTTATTTTCAAACAAAGTTTAGATCTCGCCGCAATGATTGGTATTGCGTTGATTGTTTCTGGTGTAATCGTAATTAATTTATTTTCAAATTCGACAGGGCATTAA
- a CDS encoding TetR/AcrR family transcriptional regulator has translation MQQTTPRKKAPEQVRHSILQHAIRLAAEKGVTGVSIQAVADLVGVSKGGVFHHFPNKQKLLEAMVVEQLEQLDRVVDQLIAKDQEYYGCFTRAYIEITLEKQVLGLEHSWSAISMIMLTDRTFNEYWIEWLEKRLARHQNTDNDLELKILRYAADGIWLTAFTEVENLSETMQLKQELIQRSYQH, from the coding sequence ATGCAACAAACAACTCCACGTAAAAAAGCACCTGAACAGGTTCGCCACAGTATTTTGCAACATGCCATCCGTTTGGCTGCTGAAAAAGGTGTGACTGGGGTTTCTATACAGGCCGTAGCTGATTTGGTTGGCGTGAGTAAAGGTGGGGTTTTTCATCATTTTCCAAACAAGCAAAAGCTACTTGAGGCAATGGTTGTCGAACAGCTTGAACAATTAGATCGAGTGGTGGATCAGTTGATAGCCAAAGATCAAGAGTATTACGGATGCTTCACGCGAGCCTACATCGAAATTACATTAGAAAAGCAGGTGCTGGGTTTAGAGCACTCTTGGTCAGCTATTTCGATGATCATGCTGACGGACCGTACCTTTAATGAGTATTGGATTGAATGGCTTGAGAAACGTTTGGCGCGCCATCAGAATACAGACAATGATTTGGAGCTTAAAATTCTACGCTATGCCGCAGATGGCATTTGGCTCACAGCATTTACTGAGGTGGAAAATCTGTCTGAGACCATGCAACTTAAGCAAGAGCTAATCCAGCGAAGTTATCAGCACTAA
- a CDS encoding benzoate/H(+) symporter BenE family transporter, with amino-acid sequence MQKLFQDFSIPAVFAGFITFLIGISVSSVLVIQSAQVLGANTAQINSWFWALGLGIGLSGLLLSWKLKYPVSTSWSTAALALIIATGSGYSLHEAIGAFLVCGLVTAILGFFGIFEKVLTYIPQSLTSAMLAGVLLKFGISLFASMQDHWGFILSMLAAYIVSKRLSPRYCIVITVISGLLLCPLFLDFHTPQITWSLAQPVWMVPEFSMSAILGLALPLFVINMASQYLPGIAMIKSYGYNPHVNQLIGWTGTAQALLAPFGCYSVNTAAISAAVSLDEQVHPDPSKRYIAGMSCGFFYILMGLFAATLTSLLLSFPAIFITALAGIALFGTISHNIAIAFEAVSDREAALMTFLFSASGVQFFGIGSAFWGLLFGFAVMLIFKFKTKKV; translated from the coding sequence ATGCAAAAATTATTTCAAGATTTCTCAATTCCAGCAGTATTCGCAGGTTTTATTACCTTCCTCATTGGCATTAGTGTGTCTTCTGTCTTGGTCATTCAGTCCGCCCAAGTCTTAGGTGCAAATACTGCACAAATCAACTCATGGTTCTGGGCTTTAGGTCTGGGCATTGGTTTGAGTGGCCTGCTTTTATCTTGGAAACTTAAATATCCAGTATCGACCTCATGGTCTACTGCGGCACTGGCTTTAATTATTGCTACGGGCAGTGGTTATAGCTTGCATGAAGCGATTGGTGCATTTTTGGTCTGTGGTTTAGTTACCGCTATTTTGGGCTTTTTCGGGATCTTTGAGAAAGTTCTGACTTATATCCCGCAAAGCCTAACCAGTGCCATGCTTGCAGGTGTGCTACTGAAGTTTGGTATTTCATTGTTCGCCAGTATGCAAGACCATTGGGGGTTTATTTTATCCATGCTGGCGGCTTATATTGTTTCTAAGCGACTTAGTCCACGTTATTGTATTGTCATTACCGTGATTTCAGGCTTGTTACTCTGCCCATTGTTCTTAGACTTCCATACACCTCAAATCACATGGAGTCTAGCGCAACCTGTTTGGATGGTGCCTGAATTCAGTATGTCTGCTATTTTAGGTTTAGCACTGCCTTTGTTTGTGATCAATATGGCATCCCAATATTTACCAGGTATTGCCATGATTAAAAGCTATGGCTATAACCCACACGTCAATCAACTGATTGGCTGGACGGGTACCGCTCAAGCCTTACTCGCACCATTTGGTTGCTATAGTGTGAATACTGCAGCCATCAGTGCAGCTGTTAGTTTAGATGAACAAGTTCATCCTGACCCATCAAAACGCTATATTGCGGGCATGAGCTGCGGCTTCTTTTACATCTTAATGGGACTATTTGCAGCAACCCTCACCAGTCTGTTGTTGTCTTTCCCTGCAATCTTTATTACAGCCTTAGCAGGCATTGCTTTATTTGGCACGATTAGTCATAACATTGCAATTGCATTTGAAGCAGTCTCAGACCGTGAAGCTGCACTCATGACTTTCTTATTTAGTGCATCAGGCGTTCAGTTTTTTGGCATTGGTTCTGCCTTTTGGGGACTACTCTTTGGTTTTGCAGTTATGCTTATATTTAAGTTTAAAACCAAAAAAGTTTAA
- the leuE gene encoding leucine efflux protein LeuE: MFGIIDIGTYIIGTILIVILPGPNSLYVMSIASRFGPKIGYWGALGVFTGDLILILCTVLGAASLLHAFPWLFILLKIVGALYLSYLGGKLLIAGVKTWYSSPQHLEASSNQNTLQTLHPFRSALTISLLNPKAILFYLSFFVQFVNPKYAYPALSFTLLSVILQIISMAYLSILIFSGIKLASYFNRQFKVAAVAVATVGLLFCGFGLKLALSTL, translated from the coding sequence GTGTTTGGGATTATCGACATCGGTACCTATATCATCGGTACAATTTTAATTGTGATTCTACCAGGCCCAAATTCTCTTTATGTGATGTCCATTGCCTCACGTTTTGGTCCAAAGATCGGCTATTGGGGAGCATTAGGCGTTTTCACGGGTGACCTGATCCTCATTCTATGCACGGTACTAGGCGCAGCGTCTCTTTTACATGCTTTCCCTTGGCTGTTTATTTTATTAAAAATTGTAGGGGCTTTGTACTTATCCTACCTAGGTGGAAAACTCTTGATTGCTGGCGTCAAAACGTGGTATTCATCCCCACAGCACCTTGAAGCAAGCTCAAACCAGAATACTTTGCAAACGCTACACCCATTTAGATCAGCGCTGACTATTAGTCTTTTAAACCCTAAAGCTATTTTGTTCTATTTGTCTTTCTTTGTGCAGTTTGTTAACCCTAAATACGCTTATCCTGCACTCAGCTTTACTTTACTTTCAGTCATCTTGCAGATCATCAGCATGGCTTATCTTAGTATTTTGATTTTCTCAGGGATTAAATTGGCCAGTTACTTTAACCGTCAGTTTAAAGTTGCCGCTGTCGCAGTGGCAACTGTTGGTTTACTGTTTTGTGGTTTTGGTTTAAAGCTCGCACTTTCCACCCTGTAA
- the tal gene encoding transaldolase gives MTQTALNQLKRLTTIVADSSDLAAINQFRPLDATTNPSLITAAAIQPENKELIEDAFAQAKTEGYKEDLLIERTIDILTVKFGVEILKLIEGRVSTEVDAALSYDTDATIEKAKELLALYKNYGVDQNRILIKIASTWAGIQAAKVLEAEGIHTNLTLLFGVHQAHACAEANVTLISPFVGRILDWYKKAEGVDSYAVEKDPGVLSVKQIYQFYKAHGIKTEIMGASFRSVDQVLGLAGCDLLTVAPNLLAALEQDTREVKAQLSASDITPATTALNTLSEAEFRNQIEHDLMATQLLQGGIDGFIKARQQLNTLLRQSFGLDEEISA, from the coding sequence ATGACACAAACTGCATTAAACCAATTAAAAAGATTAACCACCATTGTTGCTGACAGTAGCGATTTAGCGGCGATTAACCAATTTCGCCCGCTTGACGCAACGACTAATCCGTCGCTGATTACAGCGGCTGCTATTCAACCTGAAAATAAAGAGTTGATTGAGGATGCTTTTGCTCAAGCCAAAACTGAGGGCTATAAAGAAGACTTACTCATTGAACGCACAATCGACATTCTTACCGTCAAGTTTGGGGTTGAAATTCTCAAATTGATTGAGGGTCGTGTATCTACAGAAGTAGATGCTGCACTGTCATACGATACCGATGCTACCATTGAAAAAGCCAAAGAGCTGTTGGCACTATATAAAAACTACGGCGTAGATCAAAATCGTATATTAATTAAAATCGCTTCAACATGGGCGGGTATTCAAGCAGCGAAAGTGTTAGAAGCTGAAGGTATCCATACCAACTTAACGCTTTTGTTTGGTGTGCATCAGGCCCATGCTTGTGCGGAGGCAAATGTCACTTTAATTTCACCTTTTGTTGGACGTATTTTAGATTGGTACAAAAAAGCCGAAGGTGTGGACAGCTATGCAGTTGAAAAAGACCCGGGCGTACTTTCTGTGAAGCAAATTTACCAGTTCTATAAAGCACATGGGATCAAAACAGAAATTATGGGCGCAAGCTTCCGCAGTGTTGACCAAGTCTTAGGACTTGCAGGTTGTGACCTTCTTACTGTTGCACCTAACTTATTGGCAGCTCTTGAACAAGACACACGTGAAGTTAAAGCCCAACTGTCAGCAAGTGATATCACACCAGCAACAACTGCACTTAACACACTCAGTGAAGCTGAGTTTAGAAATCAAATTGAACATGACTTGATGGCAACGCAACTGCTACAAGGGGGTATTGATGGATTTATTAAAGCCCGTCAACAACTGAACACACTATTGCGTCAGTCTTTTGGTCTAGATGAAGAAATTTCAGCTTAA
- a CDS encoding LysR family transcriptional regulator — MNINQEQLIIFKTVIESGSFSAAARKLGKVPSAVSMSIANLEIDLNLQLFLREGREPIATAQAMTLYEKTQQLLTEMNQWKQHAHALSHGLESSLNIVVVSELLHMQWIDYIAILEAEFPSLQINIFSAPQEDAQRMLLNGTAQLALMFEREQLESSEQFVELKMETLVPVANKDFELAQFPQVSFEQIQHSRQIVVASRDKSIKPELLFSKEYWRTDNHHSACALIMQNFGWGVLPLEMLNENPQLKTQLKILDLLDFTPKFEYFVDLVWSRESELGAAARFLIQNIRNQRKK, encoded by the coding sequence ATGAATATCAATCAAGAGCAACTGATCATTTTTAAAACCGTGATTGAGTCGGGTTCATTTTCAGCTGCTGCACGAAAATTGGGCAAAGTGCCATCGGCCGTGAGTATGTCAATTGCCAACTTGGAAATAGACTTAAACCTACAACTTTTCTTACGTGAAGGACGCGAGCCTATAGCAACTGCGCAAGCCATGACGTTATATGAAAAGACCCAGCAACTGCTGACCGAAATGAATCAATGGAAACAGCATGCCCATGCCCTAAGCCACGGTTTGGAGTCCTCGCTCAATATCGTCGTTGTATCTGAACTGCTACATATGCAATGGATCGACTACATCGCAATATTAGAAGCTGAATTTCCCAGTCTACAGATCAACATTTTTTCTGCACCTCAGGAAGATGCGCAAAGAATGTTACTCAACGGTACAGCGCAACTTGCACTGATGTTCGAACGTGAACAGCTAGAAAGCAGCGAACAGTTTGTTGAATTAAAAATGGAAACTTTAGTCCCTGTCGCAAACAAAGACTTTGAGCTGGCGCAATTTCCACAAGTCAGCTTTGAACAAATTCAACACAGTCGCCAGATCGTGGTTGCCAGCCGAGATAAAAGCATTAAACCTGAGCTACTTTTTTCTAAAGAATACTGGCGGACTGACAATCATCACTCTGCCTGCGCACTCATTATGCAAAATTTCGGTTGGGGTGTTTTACCCTTGGAAATGCTGAATGAAAACCCTCAGCTCAAAACCCAGTTGAAAATATTAGATCTGCTAGATTTCACTCCAAAGTTTGAATATTTTGTCGATTTGGTCTGGAGTCGTGAAAGTGAATTGGGTGCAGCTGCACGTTTTTTAATCCAAAACATCCGAAATCAACGTAAAAAATAG
- the aceI gene encoding chlorhexidine efflux PACE transporter AceI, translated as MLISKRRIIHALSYEIILLVIIAVALSFIFHMPLEVTGVLGIAMAVTSVIWNMVFNHFFEKFEAKRKLKRTIGVRVLHAIGFEGGLMLATIPMVAYAMQMSIWQAIVLDFSLTMCILVYTFIFQWCYDMVEAKLGIQAEAQYSN; from the coding sequence ATGTTGATTTCCAAAAGAAGGATTATTCATGCGCTCAGCTATGAAATCATCCTATTGGTGATCATTGCTGTAGCTTTAAGTTTCATATTCCATATGCCTTTAGAGGTCACAGGCGTGCTCGGTATTGCCATGGCAGTCACTTCGGTCATATGGAATATGGTGTTTAACCATTTCTTTGAAAAGTTTGAAGCGAAAAGAAAACTCAAAAGAACCATCGGCGTACGTGTTCTTCACGCAATTGGTTTTGAAGGTGGTTTGATGCTTGCAACCATTCCAATGGTCGCATATGCAATGCAAATGAGTATTTGGCAAGCCATCGTACTCGACTTCAGTTTAACCATGTGTATTTTAGTTTATACCTTTATCTTCCAATGGTGTTATGACATGGTGGAGGCCAAATTGGGTATTCAAGCTGAAGCGCAATATTCAAATTAA